In the Rhizobium sp. CB3090 genome, one interval contains:
- a CDS encoding GNAT family N-acetyltransferase: MTSKPDIWTIRPAYQRDTDVLADIYLRVRRMTFLWVDPGKFHSEDFVGQTPGEHVFVCEDRNGTIAGFMTLWEPDDFIHMLYILPEFQGRGAGKALLAALPDWPQRRYRLKCLVKNTRAIAFYRSLGFAIIGDGSSPEGDYKDMQLRGE, translated from the coding sequence ATGACGTCGAAACCAGATATTTGGACCATCAGACCGGCATACCAGCGGGATACCGACGTTCTCGCCGACATCTATCTCCGTGTGCGGCGCATGACGTTTCTCTGGGTGGACCCCGGCAAATTCCATAGCGAGGATTTCGTTGGTCAGACACCCGGCGAACACGTCTTCGTCTGCGAGGATCGAAACGGGACCATTGCCGGCTTCATGACGTTATGGGAACCGGACGATTTCATCCACATGCTCTACATTCTGCCCGAATTCCAGGGCCGTGGCGCTGGCAAGGCTCTGCTTGCCGCCCTGCCGGATTGGCCCCAGCGGCGCTACCGGCTGAAATGCCTGGTGAAGAATACCCGCGCCATCGCCTTTTACCGCAGCCTTGGTTTCGCGATTATCGGCGACGGATCGTCGCCAGAGGGCGATTACAAGGACATGCAGCTCCGCGGCGAATAG
- a CDS encoding carbon monoxide dehydrogenase subunit G, with the protein MDMTGEERIAAPRDVVWAALNDPDILKQCIPGCQSLDKISPTELTATVKLKIGPVSASFSGEVTLSNINAPESYTIFGEGKGGIAGFAKGGADVTLEEEGGETILRYEAKAQVGGKIAQLGSRLVDSSAKKLAQQFFADFTAALNGQASA; encoded by the coding sequence TGTGGGCCGCATTGAACGACCCCGATATTCTCAAGCAATGCATCCCCGGCTGTCAGAGCCTGGACAAGATTTCGCCGACCGAGCTGACGGCAACGGTGAAATTGAAGATCGGCCCGGTCTCCGCTTCCTTCAGCGGTGAAGTGACGCTGTCCAACATCAATGCGCCGGAGAGCTATACGATCTTCGGCGAAGGCAAGGGCGGCATTGCCGGCTTTGCCAAAGGCGGGGCCGATGTTACCCTGGAAGAGGAAGGCGGCGAGACGATCCTGCGCTATGAGGCCAAGGCCCAGGTCGGCGGCAAGATCGCCCAGCTCGGCTCGCGGTTGGTCGATTCCAGTGCCAAGAAACTGGCTCAGCAATTCTTCGCCGATTTCACTGCGGCCCTCAACGGCCAAGCCAGCGCTTGA